A window from Sulfurovum sp. TSL1 encodes these proteins:
- a CDS encoding tRNA (5-methylaminomethyl-2-thiouridine)(34)-methyltransferase MnmD, with product MYDESLREEKKLVLCEDGTHTLFSVEFDEPYHSTKDGALHESLEKHVKPALSLSQEKSELTILDICFGLGYNTFATLYYIKKEGLKTKVHILSPEFDEGLVRSLDTFAFPPEFESIRHIIKAISTDLYYEDEQFRIEILLGDARKSIPKIKEKIDIIYQDAFSPAHNPLLWTNEHFADIRALCTEDALLTTYSTAAAVRLGLYENGFFIFVHRAEMMRYSTVASLQRLEGLEYIDMELKKVRNPQARSMKDEAYLKDMDR from the coding sequence ATGTATGACGAATCGTTAAGAGAAGAGAAAAAGCTGGTACTGTGTGAAGATGGTACCCATACACTCTTTTCTGTTGAGTTTGACGAACCTTACCACTCTACCAAAGACGGGGCACTGCATGAGTCTTTAGAGAAACATGTCAAACCCGCACTCTCTTTGAGTCAGGAAAAGAGCGAACTGACGATCCTGGACATCTGTTTCGGCCTGGGATATAATACTTTTGCCACACTCTATTACATCAAAAAAGAGGGTTTAAAGACAAAAGTACACATACTCTCTCCGGAGTTTGATGAAGGGCTGGTACGCTCTCTGGATACCTTTGCTTTCCCGCCGGAGTTTGAGAGTATCAGACACATTATCAAAGCGATCAGTACCGATCTTTACTATGAAGATGAACAGTTCAGGATAGAGATACTTCTGGGGGATGCACGAAAAAGTATCCCAAAGATAAAAGAGAAGATAGACATCATTTATCAGGATGCTTTTAGCCCCGCGCACAATCCGCTGCTTTGGACCAACGAACACTTTGCAGATATCAGGGCACTTTGCACAGAGGATGCACTGCTTACGACCTACTCAACAGCTGCAGCCGTACGTTTAGGACTGTATGAAAATGGTTTTTTCATTTTTGTGCACCGAGCTGAAATGATGCGTTACTCGACCGTGGCCAGCCTGCAACGGCTTGAGGGATTGGAATATATAGATATGGAACTGAAAAAAGTGCGTAATCCCCAGGCACGCAGTATGAAAGATGAAGCGTATTTAAAAGATATGGACCGTTAG
- the luxS gene encoding S-ribosylhomocysteine lyase, whose product MPLLDSFTVDHTKMIAPAVRVAKKMSSPCGDDITVFDLRFCVPNAEALPEKGIHTLEHLFAGFMRDHLNGKDVEIIDISPMGCRTGFYMSLLGSPKAKEVAKAWKKSMKDVLDVESKKDIPELNKYQCGTYKMHSLGEAHLIAHTVLDRGIGIMNNKKLKMTKKQLKEANK is encoded by the coding sequence ATGCCATTATTAGACAGTTTTACAGTAGACCATACGAAGATGATCGCACCTGCGGTACGTGTGGCTAAAAAGATGAGTAGTCCATGTGGAGATGACATCACTGTGTTCGATCTGCGTTTTTGTGTACCCAACGCGGAAGCACTGCCGGAAAAAGGTATCCATACACTGGAACATCTATTTGCCGGTTTTATGAGAGACCATCTCAACGGTAAAGATGTGGAGATCATCGATATTTCTCCTATGGGGTGCCGTACAGGTTTTTATATGTCACTCCTGGGGTCACCCAAAGCCAAAGAGGTGGCCAAAGCATGGAAGAAGTCGATGAAAGATGTCCTTGACGTTGAAAGCAAAAAAGATATTCCAGAACTGAATAAGTATCAGTGCGGAACCTATAAGATGCATTCATTGGGCGAGGCACATCTTATCGCACATACTGTTTTGGACAGAGGTATCGGTATTATGAACAACAAAAAACTCAAAATGACAAAAAAACAACTCAAAGAGGCAAACAAGTAG
- a CDS encoding ABC transporter ATP-binding protein, which produces MSSILTIKDLSLSVGSEIVLDHVSFDIQHGEIFALVGESGSGKSLTSLAIMRLLPEAIAVRSGEIHLKESALFTLPESQMQKVRGRSIAMIFQEPMSALNPVMTVGSQVAEVIKLHLGLKKEQIREKVLSLFREVALKDPEERYHWYPHQLSGGQKQRVMIAIALACEPDLLIADEPTTALDVTIQAQVLGLLKKICKQRDLSILFITHDMAVVSEMADRVAVMKKGKIVEQAACKDFFTHPKHAYTKRLLADARATKAYNRAEAGYEPLIEVEGLKVHFPIKKGFFQRTTGYVKAVDDVTFSIAKGKTLALVGESGSGKSTIGKAILSLLDETEGQVYFEKQNLVGLDKKALSPYRRKIQVVFQDPFSALNPRMTIANIIREGMISLDVGPKSRRAQDAYIEALLLKVDLEAVHMHRYPHEFSGGQRQRIGIARALAVEPELIICDEPTSALDVTVRTQVLALLTRLQKESGVSYLFITHDLSIIPVIADEVAVMKEGKIVEQGLVAEVMENPQHPYTQKLLASAPKLMHKERENDNTI; this is translated from the coding sequence TTTGGATCATGTCAGTTTTGACATTCAGCATGGAGAGATCTTTGCTCTGGTGGGCGAGTCCGGGTCCGGTAAGTCTTTAACCTCATTGGCCATCATGCGACTCCTGCCTGAAGCCATAGCGGTGCGTTCAGGAGAGATCCATTTAAAAGAGAGCGCATTGTTTACGCTTCCGGAATCACAGATGCAAAAAGTGCGGGGCAGATCTATAGCGATGATCTTTCAGGAACCGATGTCCGCGTTGAACCCGGTGATGACAGTGGGTTCGCAGGTTGCAGAAGTGATAAAACTGCATTTGGGGCTCAAAAAAGAGCAGATCAGAGAGAAGGTACTCTCACTGTTTAGGGAAGTTGCACTGAAAGATCCTGAAGAACGTTACCATTGGTATCCGCACCAACTCTCCGGGGGGCAAAAACAAAGGGTGATGATAGCCATTGCACTTGCCTGTGAACCTGACCTGCTTATAGCGGATGAGCCTACCACGGCGCTGGATGTCACGATACAGGCGCAAGTACTGGGGTTATTAAAAAAGATATGCAAACAAAGAGATCTCTCTATTTTGTTTATCACGCATGATATGGCTGTCGTTTCAGAGATGGCTGACAGGGTTGCTGTGATGAAAAAAGGAAAGATAGTTGAGCAAGCAGCGTGTAAAGATTTTTTTACGCATCCGAAACATGCGTATACGAAACGTTTGCTGGCAGATGCCAGGGCTACAAAAGCATACAACAGAGCAGAAGCAGGATATGAACCTTTAATTGAGGTAGAAGGGCTAAAGGTACATTTCCCCATCAAAAAAGGTTTTTTTCAAAGAACAACAGGGTATGTCAAGGCGGTAGATGATGTCACATTTTCTATTGCAAAGGGAAAGACTCTGGCACTGGTCGGAGAATCAGGAAGCGGTAAAAGTACCATCGGTAAAGCCATACTCTCACTGCTGGATGAGACAGAGGGACAAGTGTACTTTGAGAAACAAAACCTGGTCGGGCTCGATAAAAAAGCTTTAAGCCCTTACAGACGTAAGATACAAGTGGTGTTTCAAGATCCTTTCTCTGCACTGAATCCCCGAATGACCATAGCCAATATCATTAGAGAAGGTATGATAAGTTTGGATGTGGGACCCAAAAGCAGAAGAGCACAAGATGCGTATATTGAGGCACTTCTTTTAAAGGTGGATCTGGAAGCTGTCCATATGCACCGTTATCCGCATGAGTTTTCAGGAGGACAACGTCAACGAATAGGTATCGCAAGAGCATTGGCTGTAGAGCCTGAACTGATCATTTGTGATGAACCTACTTCAGCACTTGATGTCACTGTACGGACACAGGTTTTAGCTCTTCTTACCAGACTGCAAAAAGAATCAGGGGTCTCGTATCTGTTTATTACCCATGATCTCTCTATTATCCCTGTGATAGCAGATGAGGTGGCTGTGATGAAAGAGGGTAAAATAGTTGAACAGGGTTTGGTAGCAGAGGTGATGGAAAATCCTCAGCATCCTTACACGCAAAAATTACTTGCGTCAGCACCAAAATTAATGCATAAAGAAAGAGAAAATGATAATACTATTTGA
- a CDS encoding HAD family hydrolase, with product MIILFDLDGTLIDSTEAILESFDVAFKTFGTAIPDEERIKAEIGHPLDVMFASLGVEETYVDAHVKAYKMHYQKISCAKTALLPEAREAVELASQHAVLGVVTTKTAKYSIELLEHMGLMSYFDVLVGREDVENPKPHPEPIFKALSKLKSEKNIYWMIGDTPMDILAAKAANINSVGVTCGYADESLLLKHTDNVSKTALEAVKFITLQ from the coding sequence ATGATAATACTATTTGATTTAGACGGAACACTGATTGACTCTACGGAGGCGATACTGGAGAGTTTTGATGTCGCCTTTAAAACATTTGGCACAGCAATACCGGATGAGGAACGCATTAAAGCAGAGATCGGACATCCTTTAGATGTGATGTTCGCTTCACTGGGTGTGGAGGAGACTTATGTAGATGCGCATGTAAAAGCATATAAAATGCATTATCAAAAGATCTCATGTGCCAAGACCGCGTTGCTTCCGGAGGCGAGAGAAGCAGTAGAACTTGCCAGCCAACATGCCGTTCTGGGAGTCGTAACGACCAAAACAGCCAAATATTCCATAGAGCTTTTGGAACATATGGGGCTGATGTCCTATTTTGATGTATTGGTAGGTAGAGAGGATGTGGAAAATCCAAAACCGCATCCCGAACCTATTTTCAAAGCATTGTCAAAATTGAAGAGTGAAAAAAATATCTATTGGATGATCGGCGATACGCCGATGGATATTTTGGCAGCCAAAGCAGCAAATATCAACAGTGTGGGTGTGACATGCGGATATGCAGATGAATCATTGCTGCTAAAACATACTGATAATGTCTCTAAAACGGCTCTTGAGGCTGTGAAATTCATTACGCTGCAATAA